The region TTCTTCTCCACATCCACATTTCCCGCCACCGTCGTGATTGCTTCAATCTGCAAATTGCTGATTTTCGATGCAGCCAGCATCAAAGCCATTGCGTCATCCTGACCGGGATCGCAATCCAAAATAATTTTACGTTTCATTCCATATACGCTCCTCTTAAAATCATTTGTAGGCATCATACTCTGATTTAAGCTGTGAATAAACAACCGTATCATGGTATATCTGCCCGTCAAAATCAGTCTGCCTCATTGTTCCTTCCTCGACAAATCCATGACGCTGCAATAGCTTACGAGAACCAGTGTTACCAGCGAATATGTCCCCGACAATCCGGTTCAGCCCAAGTATGTCAAATCCATAATATAGTGTCTTTCCGAGAACCTCGGTCATCACACCACTATTTTGATAGTCATGACAGATGATTGCAGCCATTTCCGCTTTTCTATGCCACATATGTAACTTATGAAAACTGAATGTCCCAATTACGGTTTCAATGTGTTTATCTGCAATTACCCAGGGAATTTCTTT is a window of Virgibacillus ihumii DNA encoding:
- a CDS encoding GNAT family N-acetyltransferase yields the protein MDIGKTIPVLETENYVLRGVTKNDASDLFPFLSDRETMKYITPHPVKTEAEVANEILLQLEKFNRQKEIPWVIADKHIETVIGTFSFHKLHMWHRKAEMAAIICHDYQNSGVMTEVLGKTLYYGFDILGLNRIVGDIFAGNTGSRKLLQRHGFVEEGTMRQTDFDGQIYHDTVVYSQLKSEYDAYK